One segment of Geomonas ferrireducens DNA contains the following:
- a CDS encoding tetratricopeptide repeat protein, translating to MKRYVALSSLFAVTLFGTGFSWPFPATNSCLQAKKIIMELPPQASEQKRNDAEKRVAELCPTGAPGRYLKALAFERSGNIDAAIQEYRETLALDPEFYPASGNLGLLHQQKGASEEAAVELSQGLKAGDPRYHGGLARILAQKDLHQLAVFHYTEALAAFPEDASLHGDLAVSYQALGQQQKAEDEYRKALAIQPGNARARLGLGALLLARGETDKGVNELKQAAIADPKNKEVHRLLSEGYAKKGDQKSADYERMLAGTASAEKDAPKVDHMALAEQHRTAKDLDMAISEYRLRLAEEPNDAVAQQRLGDALIAAGREDEAMNYYRDAIRNKAENPQLHLNLAGIYERKALLDEAVVEYRQVLASTPDNVQARQRLADIYTLRGSFPQALEQYQELVKLTPTDAGAQLKLARAYVNAKNLDSAITAYQTAIKLDSESLDAHRELAGLLRKRNEMDQAAGEYQEVLRLKKDDQDARTALTAIYVKNKNYDALAKLLKEGVELAPTDANAHYKLGLVYEFQKNYAAATDEYKEAVKLKADHAKALNAMGRVQMKDGHIAEAKESLEAARKADPELEEAQVLLSNIKDEFNPEPRSYRKHKSSSSKSSKGSKAKKGKKGKKSKDSDDKPSKKSSKKKKSSKKKHKED from the coding sequence ATGAAACGATACGTAGCACTTTCATCGCTTTTTGCGGTGACCCTGTTCGGCACCGGCTTCAGCTGGCCTTTCCCGGCGACGAACAGCTGCCTGCAGGCGAAGAAGATCATCATGGAGCTCCCGCCGCAGGCGAGCGAGCAGAAACGAAACGACGCCGAGAAGCGCGTGGCAGAGCTCTGCCCCACCGGCGCCCCCGGGCGCTACCTTAAGGCGCTTGCTTTCGAGCGCAGCGGCAACATCGACGCGGCCATCCAGGAGTACCGCGAGACGCTCGCGCTCGACCCGGAGTTCTACCCGGCAAGCGGAAACCTGGGGCTCTTGCACCAGCAGAAAGGGGCAAGCGAAGAGGCCGCGGTCGAGCTCTCCCAGGGGCTCAAGGCCGGCGACCCGCGCTACCACGGCGGGCTGGCCCGCATCCTCGCCCAAAAAGATCTGCACCAACTCGCCGTCTTCCACTACACCGAGGCGCTCGCCGCCTTCCCGGAAGACGCCTCCCTGCATGGCGACCTTGCCGTCTCCTACCAGGCCCTCGGGCAGCAGCAAAAAGCGGAGGACGAGTACCGCAAGGCGCTCGCCATCCAGCCCGGCAATGCACGGGCACGCCTGGGCCTTGGTGCGCTCCTGCTCGCCCGCGGCGAGACCGATAAGGGGGTCAACGAGCTGAAACAGGCGGCCATCGCCGACCCGAAGAACAAGGAGGTGCACCGCCTCCTCTCCGAGGGGTACGCGAAGAAGGGTGACCAGAAGAGCGCCGACTACGAGCGCATGCTCGCCGGAACAGCCTCGGCCGAGAAGGACGCCCCCAAGGTGGACCACATGGCGCTTGCCGAGCAGCACCGGACCGCCAAGGACCTCGACATGGCGATCAGCGAGTACCGCCTGAGGCTTGCCGAGGAGCCCAACGACGCGGTGGCGCAGCAGCGCCTGGGGGACGCCCTGATCGCAGCGGGCCGCGAAGACGAGGCGATGAACTACTACCGCGACGCGATCAGGAACAAAGCGGAGAACCCGCAGTTGCACCTGAACCTCGCCGGGATCTACGAGAGAAAAGCGCTCCTAGACGAGGCGGTGGTCGAGTACCGCCAGGTGCTCGCGAGCACGCCGGACAACGTCCAGGCCAGACAGCGCTTAGCCGACATCTACACCCTGAGGGGGAGCTTCCCGCAGGCGCTCGAGCAGTACCAGGAACTCGTCAAGCTGACCCCGACTGATGCGGGGGCCCAGTTGAAGCTCGCGCGGGCCTACGTTAACGCGAAGAACCTCGACTCGGCGATCACCGCTTACCAGACCGCGATCAAGCTGGACAGCGAGTCGCTGGATGCCCACCGCGAGCTCGCCGGGCTCCTGCGCAAACGAAACGAAATGGACCAGGCCGCCGGCGAGTACCAGGAGGTGCTGCGCCTGAAAAAGGACGACCAGGACGCCCGGACCGCGCTCACCGCGATCTACGTAAAGAATAAGAACTACGATGCCCTGGCGAAGCTCCTGAAGGAAGGGGTGGAGCTTGCTCCCACCGATGCCAACGCCCATTACAAGCTGGGCCTGGTCTACGAGTTCCAGAAGAACTACGCCGCCGCGACGGACGAGTACAAGGAGGCGGTGAAGCTCAAGGCCGACCACGCGAAGGCGTTGAACGCGATGGGAAGGGTCCAGATGAAAGACGGCCACATCGCCGAGGCGAAGGAGTCGCTGGAGGCGGCCCGCAAGGCCGACCCGGAACTCGAAGAGGCCCAGGTCCTCTTGAGCAACATCAAGGACGAGTTCAACCCGGAGCCGAGAAGCTATCGCAAGCACAAGTCCAGCTCCTCCAAGTCTTCGAAGGGGAGCAAGGCAAAGAAAGGAAAGAAGGGGAAGAAATCCAAGGACAGCGACGACAAGCCGTCCAAGAAGTCCTCCAAGAAGAAAAAGAGCTCCAAGAAGAAGCACAAGGAAGATTAG
- a CDS encoding Hsp20/alpha crystallin family protein — protein MAVIPKEPLEWLNLFRQQMDEIFRYLTTLEGREGVAEKEHAPLVDIYETGNSFVVEVELPGCNREDITLSLCCSTLVIEGNIREETDPGATYICLERPAGRFCRAVEVPPGADLDGVKAGCRNGLLTVAFPWRKNDKPHIREIPIE, from the coding sequence ATGGCGGTGATTCCGAAGGAACCGTTGGAGTGGTTGAACCTGTTCCGCCAGCAGATGGACGAGATCTTCCGTTATCTCACCACGCTTGAGGGGCGGGAGGGAGTCGCCGAAAAGGAACATGCCCCGCTGGTGGACATCTACGAGACCGGCAACTCGTTCGTCGTCGAGGTCGAGCTCCCCGGTTGCAACCGCGAAGACATCACCCTGAGCCTTTGCTGTTCCACCCTGGTGATCGAGGGGAACATCCGCGAGGAGACCGACCCCGGCGCCACCTATATCTGCCTCGAGCGCCCCGCCGGGCGCTTCTGCCGGGCCGTCGAGGTCCCCCCAGGCGCCGACCTGGACGGGGTGAAAGCCGGCTGCCGCAACGGTCTGCTTACCGTGGCGTTCCCCTGGCGCAAGAACGACAAACCGCACATCCGGGAGATCCCGATAGAGTAA
- the lon gene encoding endopeptidase La: MENRQETEELNIPDVLPLLPVRDVVVYPYMILPLFVGREISIAAVDHALSKDRMIFLATQRDVGDEDPAPEAIYEVGTVAMIMRMLKLPDGRVKILVQGLTKARITEYLADKPFYSVRIDRILEPAAPENTLEAEALIRTVKEELAKIVALGKAVSPEVMVIVENMQEPGALADLVASNIGLKVEEAQGLLEVVDPLERLKRVNDLLNKESELLNMQARIQSAAKEEMGKSQREYYLREQLRAIQQELGETDARSEEMAELRKSIENAKMPQNVEKEALKQLGRLEQMHPDAAEAGMLRTFLDWMVDIPWGKATKDSLEINRASEILNEDHYFLEKVKERILEFLAVRKLKKKMKGPILCFVGPPGVGKTSLGKSIARAMGRKFVRISLGGVRDEAEIRGHRRTYVGALPGRIIQGLKQAGSNNPVFMLDELDKLGSDFRGDPSSALLEVLDPEQNNSFSDHYINLPFNLSNVMFIATANQMDTIPGPLRDRMEVINLAGYTEEEKLGIAKRYLVPRQVKENGITEEIVVFSEEALRAIIAKYTREAGLRNLEREIGSVCRKVARKYAEGKGEKFVITAGTVAKYLGPPKFLREEEMDKNEVGVVTGLAWTPVGGEVLFVEATVMKGKGGLTLTGQLGDVMKESVQAALSYIRSRTTELHIGEDFSSGIDIHVHVPAGAIPKDGPSAGVTMATALVSALTKIPVRKEVAMTGEITLRGKVLPIGGLKEKILAAARLGVTTVIIPVQNKKDLEDVPKTILKKLKIVTASNIDDVLAVALEKYPPPAPKPQKAEPPKTKVRTRVPVSTVRGKA; encoded by the coding sequence ATGGAAAACAGGCAGGAGACCGAAGAACTGAACATACCGGATGTTCTGCCGCTGCTCCCGGTTCGGGACGTGGTCGTCTATCCATACATGATTCTGCCGCTTTTCGTGGGGCGGGAGATATCGATCGCCGCCGTCGATCACGCACTCTCCAAGGACCGCATGATCTTCCTTGCGACGCAGCGGGACGTGGGGGACGAGGACCCGGCACCCGAGGCGATCTACGAGGTCGGCACGGTCGCCATGATCATGCGCATGCTGAAGCTCCCCGACGGCAGGGTTAAGATCCTGGTGCAGGGGCTCACCAAGGCGCGCATCACCGAATACCTGGCCGACAAGCCCTTCTACTCGGTGCGCATCGACCGCATCCTGGAGCCCGCCGCCCCTGAGAATACCCTCGAGGCCGAGGCGCTCATCCGTACCGTCAAAGAGGAACTCGCGAAGATCGTGGCGCTCGGCAAGGCCGTTTCCCCCGAGGTCATGGTCATCGTCGAGAACATGCAGGAGCCTGGTGCCCTGGCCGACCTGGTGGCGAGCAACATAGGGCTCAAGGTCGAGGAGGCGCAGGGGCTTTTGGAGGTGGTCGATCCGCTGGAGCGCCTGAAGCGCGTGAACGACCTCTTGAACAAGGAGAGCGAGCTTCTCAACATGCAGGCGCGCATCCAGTCCGCCGCCAAGGAGGAGATGGGTAAGAGCCAGCGCGAGTACTACCTGCGCGAGCAGTTGCGCGCCATCCAGCAGGAGCTAGGCGAGACCGACGCGCGCAGCGAGGAGATGGCGGAGCTCAGAAAGTCCATCGAAAACGCCAAGATGCCTCAAAACGTCGAGAAGGAGGCCCTGAAGCAGCTGGGGCGCCTGGAGCAGATGCATCCGGACGCCGCCGAAGCGGGTATGCTGCGGACCTTCCTCGACTGGATGGTGGACATCCCGTGGGGGAAGGCGACCAAGGACTCCCTCGAGATCAACCGCGCCTCCGAGATCCTCAACGAGGACCACTACTTCCTGGAGAAGGTGAAGGAGCGCATCCTCGAGTTCCTGGCGGTCAGGAAACTCAAGAAGAAGATGAAGGGCCCGATCCTCTGCTTCGTCGGCCCCCCGGGGGTCGGCAAGACGAGCCTCGGCAAGTCCATCGCCCGCGCCATGGGGAGGAAGTTCGTGCGCATTTCCCTTGGGGGCGTGCGCGACGAGGCCGAGATCCGCGGGCACCGGCGCACCTACGTCGGCGCGCTTCCCGGTCGCATCATCCAGGGGCTCAAGCAGGCCGGCTCGAACAACCCGGTCTTCATGCTCGACGAGCTCGATAAGCTCGGGAGCGACTTCAGGGGGGATCCCTCCTCGGCGCTTTTAGAGGTGCTCGATCCGGAGCAGAACAACAGCTTCTCGGATCACTACATAAACCTCCCCTTCAACCTCTCCAACGTGATGTTCATCGCGACGGCGAACCAGATGGACACCATCCCCGGTCCGCTTAGGGACAGGATGGAGGTGATCAACCTCGCGGGCTACACCGAAGAGGAGAAACTCGGCATCGCCAAGCGCTACCTCGTGCCGCGCCAGGTGAAGGAAAACGGCATCACCGAGGAGATCGTCGTCTTCTCCGAGGAGGCCTTGAGGGCGATCATCGCCAAGTACACCCGCGAGGCGGGGCTTAGGAACCTGGAGCGCGAGATCGGCAGCGTCTGCCGCAAGGTGGCGCGGAAGTACGCCGAAGGGAAGGGTGAGAAATTCGTCATCACCGCGGGCACCGTCGCCAAGTACTTGGGCCCTCCGAAGTTCCTGCGCGAGGAGGAGATGGATAAGAACGAGGTCGGCGTGGTCACCGGCCTTGCCTGGACCCCCGTGGGGGGCGAGGTGCTCTTCGTCGAGGCGACCGTGATGAAAGGGAAGGGGGGGCTGACGCTCACCGGCCAGCTGGGCGACGTGATGAAAGAGTCGGTCCAGGCGGCACTCTCCTACATCCGCTCCCGGACCACGGAACTGCACATAGGCGAGGACTTCAGCTCCGGCATCGACATCCACGTGCACGTCCCCGCCGGCGCCATTCCGAAGGACGGACCCTCGGCTGGGGTCACCATGGCGACCGCGCTGGTCTCGGCGCTCACCAAGATCCCGGTCAGAAAAGAGGTTGCCATGACCGGCGAAATCACCCTGCGCGGCAAGGTGCTCCCGATCGGCGGCCTGAAGGAGAAGATCCTCGCCGCGGCGCGCCTCGGCGTCACCACGGTGATCATCCCGGTGCAGAACAAGAAGGACCTCGAGGACGTTCCGAAGACCATCCTCAAGAAGCTGAAGATCGTCACCGCCTCCAACATCGACGATGTACTGGCGGTCGCCCTCGAGAAGTATCCCCCCCCGGCGCCCAAGCCTCAAAAGGCTGAGCCTCCGAAGACCAAGGTGAGGACCAGGGTCCCGGTATCCACGGTGAGGGGCAAGGCTTGA